In Nocardioides sp. JQ2195, a genomic segment contains:
- a CDS encoding maleylpyruvate isomerase family mycothiol-dependent enzyme: MSDEKRLAGWIDVWWQAIDDFSELLEELAEVDWAKPTDLAGWTVHDVAAHTAHLEAVLAGAPEETIDIGEPEHVTGLMGLYTEQGVVARRERSPDELINEIRQSTTKRRTELLDDPPTDGTAKPSLVFGGVPWDWNTLLRNRPLDVWMHEQDIRRATGRPGSMDSVAAEHTTDYMLDALGVVVGKRVAPAAATTVVLAVAGSDERAVSVGDDGRAHPVEVPWNPTVRISMGREAFIVMAGGRRAPEGIEFHGDAALGQKVVDAFRTTP; this comes from the coding sequence ATGAGCGATGAGAAGCGGTTGGCCGGCTGGATCGACGTGTGGTGGCAGGCCATCGACGACTTCTCCGAGTTGCTGGAGGAGCTCGCCGAGGTCGACTGGGCCAAGCCGACGGACCTGGCCGGCTGGACCGTCCACGACGTGGCCGCCCACACCGCCCACCTCGAGGCGGTGCTCGCCGGCGCCCCCGAGGAGACCATCGACATCGGCGAGCCCGAGCACGTCACCGGACTGATGGGCCTCTACACCGAGCAGGGCGTGGTGGCCCGCCGCGAACGGTCCCCCGACGAGCTGATCAACGAGATCCGTCAGTCGACCACCAAGCGGCGCACCGAGCTGCTCGACGACCCGCCCACGGACGGCACGGCGAAGCCGTCGCTGGTCTTCGGGGGCGTCCCCTGGGACTGGAACACGCTGCTGCGCAACCGTCCCCTCGACGTGTGGATGCACGAGCAGGACATCCGCCGCGCGACCGGTCGCCCCGGGAGCATGGACTCCGTCGCCGCCGAGCACACCACGGACTACATGCTCGACGCCCTCGGCGTGGTCGTCGGCAAGAGGGTCGCCCCGGCCGCTGCCACGACCGTGGTGCTCGCCGTGGCCGGCAGCGACGAGCGCGCGGTCTCGGTCGGCGACGACGGCCGGGCGCACCCGGTCGAGGTGCCGTGGAACCCCACGGTGCGGATCAGCATGGGCCGTGAGGCGTTCATCGTGATGGCCGGCGGACGCCGCGCACCCGAGGGCATCGAGTTCCACGGCGATGCCGCTCTCGGCCAGAAGGTCGTCGACGCCTTCCGGACCACGCCATGA
- the paaN gene encoding phenylacetic acid degradation protein PaaN, whose product MVSQTDFFARHSERLDQAKDACAHRTYFSAFNESPSPRVYGEHAAAQGRADFDVWRDSAFPLETPGADGTVATERSPYGFDLGVSYPRAHDVEALLGAAKQGMKAWRDAGPDARTGVCLEILDRLHQRIFELANAVQHTSGQAFVMAFQAGGAHALDRALEAVAYAHTEMSRTPATAVWEKPGPKPGSDPLRMEKTFTVVPRGVALVIGCNTFPTWNSWPGLFASLVTGNPVVVKPHPQAVLPLAITVQVCREVLTEAGFDVNLVTLAAEDPADKLASNLALHPDVKLIDFTGGNAFGDWLELNARQATVFTEKAGVNTIVIDSTSDFAAMCANLAFSFSLYSGQMCTAPQNLYLPAGGIETDQGTKSQAEVAAGVEAALAKLLGDDARAVELLGGVVNDSVLERLAAVGEKGDVLVASREVVHPAYDDARVRTPALVALGADDSDVYESECFGPVAYLISTSGTDQSIDLFRDTVQRHGAMTAAVYSTDESVIDSMRDAALDAGVALSENLLGGVFVNQSAAFSDFHGTGANPAANASYTDGAYVAPRFRVVQSRRHL is encoded by the coding sequence ATGGTGTCACAAACTGACTTCTTCGCCCGCCACTCCGAGCGCCTCGACCAGGCCAAGGACGCGTGCGCCCACCGCACGTACTTCTCCGCGTTCAACGAGTCGCCGTCGCCGCGCGTCTACGGCGAGCACGCCGCCGCGCAGGGCCGCGCCGACTTCGACGTGTGGCGCGACTCCGCCTTCCCGCTGGAGACACCGGGCGCTGACGGGACCGTGGCGACGGAGCGCTCGCCCTACGGCTTCGACCTGGGCGTGTCCTACCCGCGCGCGCACGACGTCGAGGCGCTGCTCGGCGCCGCCAAGCAGGGCATGAAGGCCTGGCGCGACGCCGGGCCCGATGCTCGCACCGGCGTCTGCCTCGAGATCCTCGACCGTCTTCACCAGCGCATCTTCGAGCTCGCCAACGCGGTGCAGCACACCAGCGGCCAGGCCTTCGTGATGGCCTTCCAGGCCGGCGGCGCGCATGCCCTCGACCGCGCGCTCGAGGCGGTTGCCTATGCCCACACGGAGATGAGCCGCACGCCGGCGACGGCGGTCTGGGAGAAGCCCGGCCCCAAGCCGGGGAGCGACCCCCTGCGCATGGAGAAGACCTTCACGGTCGTGCCGCGCGGAGTGGCCCTGGTGATCGGCTGCAACACCTTCCCGACCTGGAACTCGTGGCCCGGTCTCTTCGCGTCCCTGGTCACCGGAAACCCGGTGGTGGTCAAGCCGCACCCGCAGGCGGTGCTGCCGCTCGCGATCACGGTGCAGGTCTGCCGAGAGGTCCTCACCGAGGCCGGCTTCGACGTGAACCTCGTGACGCTCGCGGCCGAGGACCCGGCCGACAAGCTCGCCTCGAACCTCGCCCTCCACCCCGACGTGAAGCTGATCGACTTCACCGGCGGCAACGCCTTCGGGGACTGGCTCGAGCTCAACGCCCGGCAGGCCACGGTCTTCACCGAGAAGGCCGGCGTGAACACGATCGTGATCGACTCCACCTCCGACTTCGCGGCGATGTGCGCGAACCTCGCGTTCTCGTTCTCCCTCTACTCCGGCCAGATGTGCACCGCCCCGCAGAATCTCTACCTGCCCGCCGGGGGGATCGAGACGGACCAGGGCACCAAGTCGCAGGCCGAGGTGGCCGCCGGTGTCGAGGCGGCGCTCGCGAAGCTGCTCGGCGACGACGCACGGGCCGTCGAGCTGCTCGGCGGTGTGGTCAACGACAGCGTGCTCGAGCGGTTGGCCGCGGTCGGGGAGAAGGGTGACGTCCTGGTCGCGTCGCGGGAGGTGGTCCACCCGGCCTACGACGACGCACGGGTGCGCACGCCGGCGCTGGTCGCACTCGGCGCGGACGACAGTGACGTCTACGAGAGTGAGTGCTTCGGCCCGGTCGCCTACCTGATCTCGACCTCGGGCACGGACCAGTCGATCGACCTGTTCCGCGACACGGTCCAGCGTCACGGCGCGATGACCGCTGCGGTCTACTCCACCGACGAGAGTGTCATCGACTCGATGCGTGATGCCGCCCTCGATGCCGGCGTGGCGCTCAGCGAGAACCTGCTCGGGGGCGTGTTCGTCAACCAGTCCGCGGCGTTCTCCGACTTCCACGGCACCGGCGCGAACCCGGCGGCCAACGCCTCCTACACCGACGGTGCGTATGTCGCCCCACGGTTCCGCGTGGTGCAGTCCCGGCGTCACCTCTGA
- a CDS encoding NAD-dependent epimerase/dehydratase family protein, with product MKLLVLGGTVFLSRAVAAEAVARGHEVTCACRGASGPVPEGARHVVLDRSAPDWGPLDVDADAVVDVARHPGRVRDAVARFPDAHWVFVSTVSVYSDDSVPGGTPDTVPVHDPITTDEDLAENPSAYGPMKVACEQVVLDGTRSPTIVRAGLIVGPGDPSGRFTYWPDRVADGGEVLAPGSPDDPVQLIDVRDLAAWIVTCAERRTGGVLDGTGRATSRREFLDEVARGVGVQPRWTWVSQERLAEEGVAPWSGPRSLPLWVPLPEYAGHMSRDVDASYAAGLVTRPLADTARDTLAWLRATPGATRTGLTQADEASLLSGRTEPGTPRGGSGAGHHG from the coding sequence ATGAAGCTCCTGGTGCTCGGCGGAACGGTCTTCCTCTCCCGAGCGGTCGCGGCCGAGGCGGTGGCCCGAGGGCACGAGGTCACGTGTGCCTGCCGGGGCGCCTCCGGCCCGGTCCCGGAGGGTGCCCGACACGTCGTGCTCGACCGGTCGGCGCCCGACTGGGGTCCGCTCGACGTGGACGCCGACGCGGTCGTCGACGTCGCTCGCCACCCGGGACGGGTCCGCGACGCGGTGGCCCGCTTCCCCGATGCCCACTGGGTCTTCGTGTCCACGGTGAGCGTCTACTCCGACGACTCCGTCCCCGGCGGGACGCCCGACACGGTGCCCGTGCACGACCCGATCACCACCGACGAGGACCTCGCCGAGAACCCCTCGGCCTACGGACCGATGAAGGTCGCCTGCGAGCAGGTGGTCCTCGACGGCACCCGGTCACCGACGATCGTCCGGGCCGGCCTCATCGTGGGGCCGGGCGACCCGAGCGGTCGATTCACCTACTGGCCCGACAGGGTCGCCGACGGAGGTGAGGTGCTCGCTCCCGGCTCACCCGACGACCCGGTGCAGCTGATCGACGTCCGTGACCTGGCCGCGTGGATCGTGACGTGCGCCGAGCGACGCACCGGTGGCGTCCTGGACGGCACGGGGCGCGCGACCAGCCGGCGCGAGTTCCTCGACGAGGTGGCCCGAGGAGTCGGCGTCCAGCCGCGGTGGACCTGGGTCTCGCAGGAACGTCTGGCCGAGGAGGGGGTCGCCCCCTGGTCCGGCCCCCGGTCGCTGCCGCTGTGGGTCCCACTCCCGGAGTACGCCGGGCACATGTCACGTGACGTGGACGCGTCGTACGCCGCCGGGCTGGTCACCCGCCCGCTGGCCGACACCGCGCGTGACACGCTGGCTTGGCTCCGGGCGACACCGGGGGCCACCCGCACCGGTCTCACGCAGGCGGACGAGGCCAGCCTGCTGAGCGGCCGGACGGAGCCGGGCACACCCCGGGGTGGCTCAGGCGCGGGTCATCATGGCTGA
- a CDS encoding thioredoxin-like domain-containing protein — MSTTPRVRAPELQGRGWLNTDGALTLRELRGRVVLLDFWTFCCINCLHVLDELREVEEEFADELVVIGVHSPKFVHEADPVALASAVDRYGVAHPVLDDPDLVTWQNYAARAWPTLVLIDPEGYVVAHYAGEGHAHAITAQVRQLIGEHRAKGTLQPGDSPYVPPEPEHTDLRFPAKVVALPDGHLLVADAGHDQVVELSPGDRACRDHVVRRLDGFREPNGLCLLPPDVAAEVGYDVVVADTVAHRIAGITLATGEVRALAGDGRQWFQGDGTDRLSSPWDVAWWQDRIWIAMAGIHQLWTFDPRTGAVEVAAGTTNEGLVDGPLEEAWFAQTSGLAPDGDRLWLTDSETSSLRWIQDGRVHTAIGQGLFDFGFRDGARDDARLQHPLGVAVLPDGAIGVCDTYNGALRRFDPGTGLLSTISSGWGEPSGLLVRDGTAYVVESAAHRITPVDLDDVGDDTGFEARTQRPTTDVGDRLELRTPFSPPPGQKVDDRFGPASQLIVTATPASLIRSGDGRGTDLSRTLELDPAVGEGVLHVAARAASCDIAGGEGAACRMHQQDWGVPVRISSDGAAELVLPLGGADHG, encoded by the coding sequence ATGAGCACCACACCCCGCGTCCGCGCGCCGGAGCTCCAGGGCCGTGGCTGGCTCAACACCGACGGGGCGCTGACCCTGCGCGAGCTGCGTGGCCGCGTCGTGCTCCTCGACTTCTGGACGTTCTGCTGCATCAACTGCCTGCACGTCCTCGACGAGCTGCGCGAGGTCGAGGAGGAGTTCGCCGACGAGCTCGTGGTGATCGGCGTGCACTCGCCGAAGTTCGTCCACGAGGCCGACCCGGTCGCCCTCGCCAGCGCCGTCGACAGGTACGGCGTGGCCCACCCGGTGCTCGACGACCCTGACCTGGTCACCTGGCAAAACTACGCGGCCCGGGCCTGGCCGACGCTGGTCCTGATCGACCCCGAGGGGTACGTCGTCGCGCACTACGCGGGCGAGGGGCACGCCCACGCGATCACGGCGCAGGTCCGACAGCTGATCGGCGAGCACCGGGCCAAGGGCACCCTCCAGCCGGGGGACTCGCCCTACGTCCCACCCGAGCCGGAGCACACCGACCTGCGGTTCCCGGCCAAGGTGGTGGCCCTGCCCGACGGCCACCTGCTGGTCGCCGACGCCGGTCACGACCAGGTCGTCGAGCTTTCTCCCGGTGATCGAGCCTGTCGAGATCACGTCGTCCGCCGCCTCGACGGTTTCCGTGAGCCCAACGGCCTGTGCCTGCTCCCGCCCGACGTCGCCGCCGAGGTCGGGTACGACGTGGTGGTGGCCGACACCGTCGCGCACAGGATCGCCGGGATCACGCTGGCCACCGGTGAGGTGCGGGCGTTGGCCGGCGACGGACGCCAGTGGTTCCAGGGTGACGGCACCGACCGCCTCTCCAGCCCGTGGGACGTGGCGTGGTGGCAGGACCGGATCTGGATCGCGATGGCCGGCATCCACCAGCTGTGGACCTTCGACCCGCGCACCGGTGCGGTCGAGGTCGCGGCCGGCACCACCAACGAGGGCCTGGTCGACGGGCCACTCGAGGAAGCCTGGTTCGCGCAGACCAGCGGGCTGGCGCCCGACGGCGACCGGCTGTGGCTGACCGACTCGGAGACCTCCTCCCTGCGCTGGATCCAGGACGGCCGGGTGCACACCGCGATCGGCCAGGGCCTCTTCGACTTCGGCTTCAGGGACGGCGCCCGCGACGATGCCCGCCTGCAGCACCCGCTGGGCGTGGCCGTCCTCCCGGACGGCGCGATCGGCGTCTGCGACACCTACAACGGCGCGCTGCGCCGCTTCGACCCGGGAACCGGCCTGCTCTCCACCATCTCGTCCGGCTGGGGCGAGCCGTCCGGGCTGCTGGTGCGCGACGGGACGGCGTACGTCGTGGAGTCGGCGGCGCACCGGATCACCCCGGTGGACCTCGACGATGTCGGAGACGACACCGGGTTCGAAGCGCGCACCCAGCGGCCGACCACCGACGTCGGCGACCGCCTCGAGCTGCGCACGCCGTTCTCCCCGCCCCCCGGACAGAAGGTCGACGACCGGTTCGGCCCGGCGAGCCAGCTGATCGTCACCGCGACCCCGGCCTCACTGATCCGCAGTGGCGACGGACGCGGGACGGACCTGTCCCGCACGCTGGAGCTGGACCCGGCGGTCGGAGAGGGCGTGCTCCATGTCGCGGCCCGGGCCGCATCCTGCGACATCGCCGGCGGGGAGGGTGCCGCGTGCCGGATGCACCAGCAGGACTGGGGCGTCCCGGTGCGGATCAGCAGTGACGGAGCCGCCGAGCTGGTGCTCCCCCTCGGGGGAGCCGACCACGGCTGA
- a CDS encoding oxidoreductase — MSWDLAQMPDQSGRTVLVTGVTSGLGTQTARELARRGARVVLAARNPEKLAATRAQLLQEIPDATFDELVVDLSSLVSVRSAAEDAARLGAIDVLVHNAGVMATPERRTDDGLDLQMATNHFGPFLLTGLLLPQLIASGNARVVSVSSNAHHLTKVAPLWDPRERRGRYSRWVVYSQSKLANLLFTFELDRRARAAGIPVRALAAHPGYAATHLLSYGQTMKGSGGLTSILDAVMKAGAQSAEMGALPTLMAATDDLPGGTYCGPGGLRQMRGLPRVVGSNRLSRDAGTQRRFWEISEATTGITYPSRIDGSRVTD, encoded by the coding sequence ATGAGCTGGGACCTGGCGCAGATGCCCGACCAGTCGGGGCGGACCGTCCTGGTCACCGGCGTCACCAGCGGCCTCGGCACCCAGACCGCTCGGGAGCTGGCCCGGCGTGGGGCTCGGGTGGTGCTGGCCGCACGGAACCCCGAGAAGCTCGCGGCCACCAGGGCCCAGCTGCTCCAGGAGATCCCCGACGCCACGTTCGACGAGCTCGTCGTCGACCTCTCCTCCCTGGTCTCCGTCCGGTCCGCTGCCGAGGATGCGGCCCGCCTCGGTGCCATCGACGTGCTCGTCCACAACGCCGGCGTGATGGCCACGCCGGAACGACGCACCGATGACGGCCTCGACCTGCAGATGGCGACCAACCACTTCGGACCGTTCCTGCTGACCGGGTTGCTGCTGCCCCAGCTGATCGCCTCGGGCAACGCCCGCGTGGTCAGCGTCTCCTCCAACGCCCACCACCTGACCAAGGTCGCCCCGTTGTGGGATCCCCGCGAACGCCGGGGTCGCTACTCACGATGGGTGGTCTACTCACAGTCGAAGCTGGCCAACCTGCTGTTCACCTTCGAGCTCGACCGGCGGGCCCGTGCCGCCGGCATCCCGGTCAGGGCGCTCGCCGCGCATCCCGGGTACGCCGCCACCCACCTGCTCTCCTACGGCCAGACGATGAAGGGCTCCGGCGGCCTGACCAGCATCCTCGATGCCGTGATGAAGGCCGGGGCACAGTCCGCCGAGATGGGCGCCCTGCCCACGCTGATGGCAGCCACGGACGACCTGCCCGGCGGCACCTACTGCGGACCGGGCGGACTGCGCCAGATGCGCGGCCTGCCACGCGTGGTCGGCTCCAACCGGCTCTCCCGCGATGCCGGCACGCAACGCCGGTTCTGGGAGATCAGCGAGGCGACGACCGGCATCACCTACCCGTCCAGGATCGACGGGTCACGGGTCACCGACTGA
- a CDS encoding GNAT family N-acetyltransferase: protein MPTLRPITADDHAFVLDLNQRNVELLSHLDEPRLAQLVEWADRADVIEHDGRRAGFVLTFAPGTDYDSENYVWFGERFGDRFYYLDRIVLDDGFRRAGLGRAAYDELERHAAAYGRMVLEVNVEPPNQPSLDFHHGRGYVELARLGGEKQVALMALGLDGPNRGRSGAAPGAQDAGAEDAGVQDRGDA, encoded by the coding sequence ATGCCCACCCTGCGCCCGATCACCGCGGACGACCATGCGTTCGTGCTGGACCTCAACCAGCGCAACGTCGAGCTGCTCTCTCACCTCGACGAGCCGCGGCTCGCCCAGCTGGTGGAGTGGGCCGACCGCGCCGACGTCATCGAGCACGACGGGCGCCGGGCCGGATTCGTGCTCACCTTCGCTCCCGGGACGGACTACGACTCGGAGAACTACGTGTGGTTCGGGGAGCGCTTCGGGGACCGGTTCTACTACCTCGACCGGATCGTCCTCGACGACGGGTTCCGGCGCGCCGGCCTCGGCCGGGCGGCGTACGACGAGCTGGAGCGCCACGCTGCGGCGTACGGCCGGATGGTGCTCGAGGTCAACGTCGAGCCGCCCAACCAGCCGTCGCTCGACTTCCACCACGGCCGCGGCTACGTCGAGCTGGCGCGCCTCGGGGGCGAGAAGCAGGTGGCCCTGATGGCCCTGGGGTTGGACGGCCCGAATCGGGGTAGGAGTGGGGCCGCACCCGGCGCTCAGGACGCCGGTGCTGAGGACGCCGGCGTTCAGGACAGGGGAGACGCGTGA
- a CDS encoding M1 family metallopeptidase has protein sequence MKNKVLLIVAVVVTLVVGVVVLLAILTAGVLGTDPGAGTTSEEPATQTAPPSDDDPPVSDTDPNDPAFKAAESETVEDSLYPNVGDPSVDSLHYGLDLTWDPDAKALSGTAEVAFRATTTQGQFQLDLGEPLEVTSATLDGQEVEVEHTGKDLVVKAPVTEDTKYLLVVEYEGTPEPADAPTTRSDFSTTGFTITDDGDVWTMQEPYGAYTWYPVNDQPADKAFYDFTITTPAPRMGIANGELTSQEEVDGNSVTTWHLDSAASSYLVTLAIGEYESTEAESASGVPLTYWTEPGDTRALNAMQYTSKAVDWLEKKLGPFPFSSLGSVVVDSESAMETQQMITYGNSDYTLSKDVVVHEIAHQWYGDITSPSDWKDVWINEGMAMYLQGVFEAEDTGRKVDRVMDDWALYEKQYRATAGPPGNYDPRTFGESNIYYGPALMWHELRKRIGDEKFWAMVRKWPTVHEQGNPTREEYLDWIEQETGEELSAFFDAWLMGSKTPRRS, from the coding sequence GTGAAGAACAAGGTGCTGCTCATCGTGGCGGTCGTGGTGACCCTCGTGGTCGGCGTGGTGGTGCTGCTGGCCATCCTCACCGCCGGGGTGCTGGGCACGGACCCGGGAGCCGGAACCACCTCCGAGGAGCCGGCCACCCAGACCGCGCCACCGAGCGATGACGACCCTCCCGTCTCCGACACCGACCCGAACGACCCGGCATTCAAGGCCGCGGAGAGCGAGACGGTCGAGGACAGCCTCTACCCCAACGTCGGAGACCCGAGCGTCGACTCCCTGCACTACGGCCTGGACCTGACCTGGGACCCTGACGCGAAGGCGCTCTCCGGCACCGCCGAGGTCGCCTTCCGCGCCACCACGACGCAGGGCCAGTTCCAGCTCGACCTGGGCGAGCCCCTCGAGGTCACGTCGGCCACCCTCGACGGCCAGGAGGTCGAGGTCGAGCACACCGGCAAGGACCTCGTGGTGAAGGCGCCGGTCACCGAGGACACCAAGTACCTCCTCGTCGTCGAGTACGAAGGCACCCCGGAGCCCGCGGACGCACCCACGACCCGCAGCGACTTCTCGACCACCGGCTTCACCATCACCGACGACGGCGACGTCTGGACCATGCAGGAGCCCTACGGCGCCTACACCTGGTACCCGGTCAACGACCAGCCGGCCGACAAGGCGTTCTACGACTTCACGATCACCACACCGGCGCCGCGCATGGGCATCGCCAACGGCGAGCTCACCTCGCAGGAGGAGGTCGACGGCAACAGCGTCACCACCTGGCACCTCGACTCCGCTGCGTCGTCCTACCTGGTCACCCTCGCCATCGGGGAGTACGAGAGCACCGAGGCCGAGTCGGCCAGTGGTGTCCCGCTGACCTACTGGACCGAGCCCGGTGACACGCGCGCGCTGAACGCGATGCAGTACACCAGCAAGGCGGTGGACTGGCTGGAGAAGAAGCTCGGTCCCTTCCCGTTCTCGTCGCTCGGCTCGGTGGTCGTCGACTCCGAGAGCGCCATGGAGACCCAGCAGATGATCACCTACGGCAACAGCGACTACACCCTCTCCAAGGACGTCGTGGTCCACGAGATCGCGCACCAGTGGTACGGCGACATCACCTCGCCCAGCGACTGGAAGGACGTGTGGATCAACGAGGGCATGGCGATGTACCTCCAGGGTGTCTTCGAGGCCGAGGACACCGGGCGCAAGGTCGATCGGGTGATGGACGACTGGGCGCTCTACGAGAAGCAGTACCGCGCCACGGCGGGCCCGCCCGGCAACTACGACCCGCGCACCTTCGGCGAGAGCAACATCTACTACGGCCCGGCGCTGATGTGGCACGAGCTGCGCAAGAGGATCGGCGACGAGAAGTTCTGGGCGATGGTGAGGAAGTGGCCGACCGTCCACGAGCAGGGCAACCCGACCCGCGAGGAATACCTCGACTGGATCGAGCAGGAGACCGGCGAGGAGCTCTCGGCCTTCTTCGACGCCTGGCTGATGGGGTCGAAGACACCCCGGCGCAGCTGA
- the mnhG gene encoding monovalent cation/H(+) antiporter subunit G, which yields MSWTTAADVIAATCFLLGAGLALVAAIGVLRLPDLLSRMHAATKPQVLGLLLVLAGLGFRLRDPSSIGILLLIALFALVTSPVANHMVGRASFRAGQVDRDRLIVDELSEVLPTIKEPRGAP from the coding sequence ATGAGCTGGACCACCGCCGCGGACGTGATCGCCGCGACCTGCTTCCTGCTCGGCGCCGGCCTGGCCCTGGTCGCCGCGATCGGGGTGCTCCGGCTCCCGGACCTGCTCAGCCGGATGCACGCCGCCACCAAGCCGCAGGTGCTCGGCCTGCTGCTGGTGCTGGCCGGGCTCGGCTTCCGGCTGCGCGACCCGTCATCGATCGGGATCCTGCTGCTGATCGCGCTCTTCGCACTGGTCACCTCCCCGGTGGCCAACCACATGGTGGGCCGGGCCTCGTTCCGCGCCGGGCAGGTCGACCGGGACCGCCTGATCGTCGACGAGCTCAGCGAGGTCCTGCCCACGATCAAGGAACCCCGCGGAGCCCCGTGA